In one Capricornis sumatraensis isolate serow.1 chromosome 1, serow.2, whole genome shotgun sequence genomic region, the following are encoded:
- the TRA2B gene encoding transformer-2 protein homolog beta: MSSPIWESRSASRSGSAHGSGKSARHTPARSRSKEDSRRSRSKSRSRSESRSRSRRSSRRHYTRSRSRSRSHRRSRSRSYSRDYRRRHSHSHSPMSTRRRHVGNRANPDPNCCLGVFGLSLYTTERDLREVFSKYGPIADVSIVYDQQSRRSRGFAFVYFENVDDAKEAKERANGMELDGRRIRVDFSITKRPHTPTPGIYMGRPTYGSSRRRDYYDRGYDRGYDDRDYYSRSYRGGGGGGGGWRAAQDRDQIYRRRSPSPYYSRGGYRSRSRSRSYSPRKFLF, encoded by the exons GAATCCCGTTCTGCTTCCAGAAGTGGAAGTGCTCATGGATCTGGGAAATCTGCAAGGCATACCCCTGCAAGGTCTCGCTCCAAGGAAGATTCCAGGCGTTCCAGATCAAAGTCCAGGTCCAGATCTGAATCTAG GTCTAGATCCAGAAGAAGTTCTCGGAGGCATTATACAAGGTCACGATCTCGGTCCCGGTCCCATAGAAGATCTCGTAGCAGATCTTACAGCAGAGATTATCGAAGACGGCATAGCCACAGTCATTCTCCCATGTCTACTCGCCGGCGTCATGTTGGGAATCGG gCAAATCCTGATCCTAACTGTTGTCTTGGAGTCTTTGGATTGAGCTTGTACACTACAGAAAGAGATCTAAGAGAAGTGTTCTCTAAATATGGCCCAATTGCTGATGTATCTATTGTATATGACCAGCAGTCTAGACGTTCAAGAGGATTTGCCTTTGTATACTTTGAAAATGTAGATGATGCCAAGGAA GCAAAAGAGCGTGCCAATGGAATGGAGCTTGATGGACGTAGGATCAGAGTTGACTTCTCCATAACGAAAAGACCACATACTCCAACACCAGGAATTTACATGGGGAGACCTACCTA TGGCAGCTCACGCCGTCGAGATTACTATGACAGAGGATATGATCGAGGCTATGATGATCGGGACTATTACAGCAGATCGTACAG aggaggaggaggaggaggaggaggatggagagCTGCTCAAGACAGGGATCAGATATACAG AAGACGGTCACCTTCTCCCTACTATAGTCGTGGAGGATACAGATCACGTTCCAGATCTCGATCATACTCACCTCgtaagtttttattttga